Proteins co-encoded in one Nitrospiraceae bacterium genomic window:
- a CDS encoding cyclic nucleotide-binding domain-containing protein translates to MSKNLWEVYFNSIKNQDWEKGLTALNSILKKEPKNPQVHLKIGDIFQKADDMNNAIAAYHQAGWLFMKEGFLQKALAIYKIILRLDPNNSEAVNKTKNLMMELESSKSKTSAIPSLASGIETFSEAKEAEQKLEPEISQTEYSQAEQSQDNEINIEPVFTGNMEDLIERTSLEKPSFEENKLQKDEIPVQVPAFMEVIPRKEIIQIFKKIQPTTYLANETIIEEGDTGDSVYILKSGHANVVAHILGKEIQLAKLSPGDAFGEVAFLTGRPRTASVIAAERLEVLELNRVALEEIFDKYPDSLRKLEDFYYSRVKDTVEKVKKIKK, encoded by the coding sequence ATGAGTAAAAATCTCTGGGAAGTATATTTTAATTCTATAAAAAATCAGGATTGGGAAAAGGGATTAACTGCCCTTAATTCAATTCTAAAAAAAGAACCTAAAAATCCTCAAGTTCACCTGAAGATCGGCGATATTTTCCAGAAGGCAGATGATATGAATAATGCAATTGCTGCATATCATCAGGCTGGATGGCTTTTTATGAAAGAGGGGTTTTTGCAAAAGGCACTTGCAATATACAAAATAATTCTCAGGCTAGATCCAAATAATTCAGAGGCTGTAAACAAAACAAAAAATCTAATGATGGAACTGGAGAGTTCAAAATCTAAGACATCGGCAATTCCGTCTCTCGCCTCAGGAATCGAAACATTTTCGGAAGCTAAGGAGGCAGAGCAAAAGTTGGAACCAGAAATATCACAGACAGAATATTCACAGGCTGAACAGTCTCAGGATAATGAGATTAATATTGAACCTGTGTTTACTGGCAATATGGAAGACCTGATAGAAAGAACTTCTCTGGAAAAGCCATCATTTGAAGAAAACAAACTGCAGAAAGATGAGATTCCTGTTCAGGTGCCTGCATTTATGGAAGTAATACCACGAAAAGAAATTATCCAGATATTTAAAAAAATTCAACCTACGACATATTTGGCTAATGAGACGATTATAGAAGAAGGTGACACTGGAGATTCAGTTTACATCTTGAAATCCGGGCATGCGAATGTCGTAGCTCACATTTTGGGAAAGGAGATACAGCTTGCAAAGCTTTCGCCTGGCGATGCATTTGGTGAAGTAGCTTTTCTTACAGGAAGGCCACGAACAGCTTCTGTTATAGCAGCAGAAAGGCTTGAAGTGCTTGAGCTTAACAGGGTTGCACTCGAAGAAATATTTGATAAATATCCTGATTCGTTAAGGAAGCTTGAAGATTTCTATTACTCACGCGTGAAGGATACTGTAGAAAAGGTTAAAAAAATAAAAAAATAA
- a CDS encoding glycosyltransferase family 9 protein has protein sequence MFSKIDQNSINNIIVFRLNKVGDMICTLPFLKTLRNHFEKAKITVFTEQPAQEIMQVLDYINGFIIYKNNNKLFLNKYLESYRLINNYKKKSSIKKFDIAFGVKGGFSSSLALLTLISGASLRAGYVNKNHILRHCYNLPVASVDFAHTHQVETCLNILSVIGIKDFAKDISIEIPADFTNKVHEFIALNKISSGKPVILFNISNNREKSSWDIDKFIELGRILIEKHAFTCIISSTDKDEEQGHTLCRTIGTNAFYYKTKKLMDFAAIASLSSFVVAGDGGASHISAAAGAPVISIFGETNPAIWKPYGTQNIALQSKDKNAKSITLEDVLNSILSNLALLNKKKSGKKNMGNI, from the coding sequence ATGTTTTCAAAGATTGATCAAAATTCAATAAATAATATTATCGTCTTCAGACTTAACAAAGTTGGAGATATGATATGCACACTGCCTTTTTTAAAAACTCTTCGAAACCATTTCGAAAAAGCTAAAATTACAGTTTTCACAGAACAACCTGCTCAAGAGATAATGCAAGTCCTTGATTATATCAATGGATTTATCATTTATAAAAACAATAATAAATTATTCTTAAATAAATATCTCGAATCTTACAGGCTTATTAATAATTACAAGAAGAAATCATCCATTAAAAAATTCGATATTGCATTTGGAGTAAAAGGCGGTTTTTCCAGCTCTCTTGCGCTTCTGACACTGATAAGCGGTGCATCACTTCGCGCTGGATATGTTAATAAGAATCATATATTAAGACATTGCTACAATCTTCCTGTTGCTTCTGTGGATTTTGCACATACACATCAAGTTGAAACATGCCTTAATATTTTAAGCGTTATTGGGATCAAAGATTTCGCAAAAGATATCAGCATTGAAATCCCTGCTGATTTCACAAATAAGGTCCATGAATTTATTGCATTAAACAAAATATCTTCGGGAAAACCCGTCATCTTATTCAACATAAGCAATAACAGAGAAAAATCTTCGTGGGATATCGATAAATTTATCGAACTTGGCCGCATCCTCATAGAAAAACATGCTTTCACATGCATTATTTCCAGCACAGATAAAGATGAAGAACAAGGACATACACTCTGCAGAACAATTGGCACTAATGCCTTTTATTACAAAACCAAAAAACTAATGGATTTTGCTGCAATAGCATCCTTAAGCAGTTTTGTTGTTGCCGGAGATGGAGGAGCAAGCCATATAAGCGCTGCAGCAGGAGCTCCCGTCATATCTATTTTCGGAGAAACTAATCCTGCAATCTGGAAGCCTTACGGAACACAGAACATTGCGTTGCAGTCTAAAGATAAGAACGCTAAGTCTATAACACTAGAAGATGTTCTCAATTCTATACTCTCTAATTTGGCTTTACTTAACAAAAAAAAATCAGGCAAAAAAAATATGGGGAACATATGA
- the hisH gene encoding imidazole glycerol phosphate synthase subunit HisH, protein MIAIVDYGMGNLRSVEKGFQKVNVDARIVSDAKSIDDADGVVLPGVGAFIDCIKNLTDMNLTDAIIKSISKGKPYLGICLGLQVLFTESEEFGTCKGLNVLKGRVVRFPKNKLKVPHMGWNTVDIKKNSPIFSGIPEKSYFYFVHSFYVVPDDESVISGTTDYGTSFTSMIWKDNVLATQFHPEKSQELGLKILKGFGDFVKKEIAF, encoded by the coding sequence ATGGGAAATCTCCGAAGCGTAGAAAAAGGTTTTCAAAAAGTTAATGTTGATGCGCGCATTGTCTCAGACGCTAAGTCAATAGATGATGCAGATGGTGTTGTGCTTCCAGGGGTCGGTGCATTCATCGACTGCATAAAAAATCTTACTGACATGAATCTTACTGATGCAATTATAAAGTCGATATCAAAGGGCAAGCCCTATCTTGGGATCTGCCTTGGTCTTCAGGTTTTGTTTACTGAATCAGAAGAATTTGGAACATGCAAAGGACTTAATGTGCTTAAGGGCAGGGTTGTAAGATTTCCTAAGAACAAACTTAAAGTTCCTCATATGGGATGGAATACAGTGGATATCAAGAAAAATTCTCCTATTTTTAGTGGAATACCGGAAAAATCATATTTTTATTTTGTACACTCGTTTTATGTGGTGCCGGATGATGAGAGTGTGATTTCAGGCACTACTGATTACGGAACCAGCTTCACTTCAATGATATGGAAGGATAATGTTCTGGCAACCCAATTTCATCCTGAAAAAAGTCAGGAACTGGGGTTGAAGATATTGAAGGGGTTTGGGGATTTTGTAAAGAAAGAGATTGCATTCTGA
- a CDS encoding glycosyltransferase has protein sequence MKIILSVPEHLKTVPMNTYVYETLVSMGHEVVVFNFGSTQFHTKILKKISKPAFISNLNRQLKKTIKTFKPDIFLTIFGFDHDKEILEYIRSKNILTICWWLNDPFQIKRSIEKASHYDYYFTNARGSLADYCNHGIQKAFYLPVGAFPLVHRKIAGTGHEYDISFVGDWGPARENILTELSRDFNISIFGPWIKKLGENSILRKKIARGGFFKPEEMVVIYSKSKIALNIHSWFGKWDYGTNPRVFEASGCGILQICDYKDEIPDLYEPDKEIVLYKTIEELKDKLRYFSLNQASRISIAENACLRTLKDHTYEKRLQEMFSICRLT, from the coding sequence ATGAAAATAATTTTGTCTGTCCCCGAACATTTGAAAACTGTTCCAATGAATACCTATGTTTATGAGACCCTTGTTTCAATGGGTCATGAAGTGGTTGTTTTCAATTTCGGCAGCACTCAGTTTCATACAAAGATTTTGAAAAAAATTTCTAAGCCTGCATTCATCTCTAACTTAAACCGTCAGCTTAAAAAAACCATTAAAACATTTAAACCTGATATTTTCTTAACAATTTTCGGCTTTGATCATGATAAGGAGATACTCGAATATATAAGAAGCAAGAATATTCTGACTATTTGCTGGTGGCTTAACGACCCGTTTCAGATAAAACGTTCAATTGAAAAAGCATCTCACTATGATTACTACTTTACTAATGCCAGAGGCAGTCTTGCAGATTACTGCAACCATGGAATTCAAAAGGCATTTTATCTTCCTGTTGGAGCATTCCCTCTGGTACATCGCAAAATAGCAGGAACCGGGCATGAATACGATATAAGCTTTGTAGGCGATTGGGGACCTGCACGTGAGAATATTCTTACTGAATTATCTCGTGATTTTAATATATCAATATTTGGTCCCTGGATAAAAAAGTTGGGAGAAAATTCTATACTTCGAAAAAAGATAGCAAGAGGTGGTTTTTTTAAGCCCGAAGAAATGGTTGTTATATATAGCAAATCCAAAATTGCACTTAACATTCATTCATGGTTTGGCAAATGGGATTATGGAACAAATCCAAGAGTATTTGAGGCAAGCGGATGCGGAATTCTTCAAATTTGCGACTACAAAGATGAGATCCCTGACTTGTATGAACCTGACAAAGAGATTGTTTTATACAAAACAATTGAAGAGCTTAAAGATAAATTGCGTTATTTTTCTTTAAATCAAGCAAGCAGAATATCTATCGCAGAAAACGCTTGCCTGAGAACTTTAAAAGACCATACTTATGAAAAAAGGCTTCAGGAGATGTTCAGTATATGCAGACTGACTTAA
- the folK gene encoding 2-amino-4-hydroxy-6-hydroxymethyldihydropteridine diphosphokinase — MHTVYLCIGSNIGSRKENCEKVINLIEESGISIKKQSQMYETEPWGFKDQPKFINMALETETNKTPDELLNILKQIEKKMGRTDEIKWGPRIIDIDILLYDDLVKNTELLEIPHPLMHERDFVLKPLCEIAPHITHPVFKKTIKDLLNFLNNV, encoded by the coding sequence ATGCACACTGTTTATTTATGCATTGGCTCTAATATCGGCAGCAGAAAGGAAAACTGTGAGAAGGTTATAAACCTTATAGAAGAATCCGGTATTTCAATAAAAAAACAGTCACAGATGTATGAGACAGAGCCATGGGGGTTTAAAGACCAGCCAAAATTTATCAATATGGCTCTTGAAACAGAAACCAATAAAACCCCAGACGAGCTTCTCAATATACTTAAACAGATTGAAAAAAAAATGGGGAGAACAGATGAAATAAAATGGGGGCCCCGCATCATTGACATTGATATCCTTTTGTATGATGATTTGGTAAAAAATACAGAACTTCTTGAAATACCCCACCCTTTAATGCATGAAAGAGATTTTGTACTAAAACCATTGTGCGAAATCGCTCCTCATATAACACACCCTGTATTTAAAAAAACAATAAAAGATTTATTAAATTTTTTAAATAATGTTTAG
- a CDS encoding LL-diaminopimelate aminotransferase, with amino-acid sequence MISVQLADRVKNLPPYLFATIDNMKQKALAKGVDLIDLSIGDPDMPTPKHIVDSMKMAVENTTHHRYPSYEGMLSYREAVAEWYKKRFNVTIDPKTEVLSLIGSKEGIGHIPFAFINPGDIVLVPSPGYPVYPVATLFAGGESYFMPLNKENKFLPDIKSIPDSVLKKAKLIFINYPNNPTSATAPKEFYQDVVRLAQKNNIIVCHDAAYSEVYYDNEKPMSFMEIDGAKEVGIEFHSLSKTYNMTGWRIGFAVGNKDVIAGLGKIKSNLDSGIFQAVQEASITALKTEDSVLSAIRNTYQERRDVLYKGLVNLGLELEKPKATFYLWAKAASGFDSSTFVAHLLDKAGVLTTPGNGFGKPGEGYVRFALTVSAERIKEAVERIAKTLR; translated from the coding sequence ATGATATCTGTGCAATTAGCTGACAGAGTAAAAAATCTTCCGCCATATTTATTTGCAACAATAGACAACATGAAACAGAAAGCGCTTGCTAAAGGAGTCGATCTTATAGACCTCAGCATTGGCGATCCTGATATGCCTACGCCAAAACATATAGTAGATTCCATGAAAATGGCTGTAGAAAACACAACTCACCACCGCTACCCCTCATACGAGGGAATGTTATCTTACAGAGAAGCTGTAGCTGAATGGTACAAAAAAAGATTTAATGTTACGATTGACCCAAAAACAGAAGTTTTATCTTTGATTGGCTCAAAAGAAGGGATAGGACACATACCTTTTGCATTTATAAATCCTGGTGATATTGTGCTTGTGCCTTCACCCGGCTATCCTGTATATCCAGTCGCTACATTGTTTGCCGGCGGAGAGAGCTATTTCATGCCTTTAAACAAAGAAAATAAATTTCTTCCTGATATAAAATCGATACCTGATTCAGTTCTGAAGAAAGCAAAACTTATATTCATTAATTATCCGAATAATCCTACTTCTGCAACTGCGCCAAAAGAATTTTATCAAGATGTTGTCAGACTTGCCCAAAAAAATAATATCATCGTATGCCATGACGCAGCATACTCAGAAGTATATTACGATAATGAAAAACCTATGAGTTTTATGGAGATAGATGGAGCAAAAGAAGTAGGCATAGAATTTCATTCTTTATCAAAAACATACAATATGACAGGATGGAGAATAGGATTTGCCGTAGGAAACAAAGATGTTATAGCAGGACTTGGAAAAATAAAATCAAACCTTGACTCTGGGATATTTCAGGCTGTTCAGGAAGCGTCAATCACTGCCTTAAAAACTGAAGATTCAGTTTTGTCAGCCATAAGAAATACATATCAGGAAAGACGAGATGTCCTTTACAAAGGACTTGTGAATCTCGGACTGGAACTCGAAAAACCTAAGGCAACATTCTATCTTTGGGCAAAAGCGGCATCAGGTTTTGACTCCTCCACTTTTGTTGCACATCTCCTTGATAAAGCAGGGGTTCTCACAACGCCAGGAAATGGATTCGGAAAACCAGGAGAAGGATATGTCAGGTTTGCGCTGACAGTATCGGCTGAGAGAATAAAAGAAGCAGTAGAAAGAATTGCAAAAACTCTGCGCTGA
- the rfaQ gene encoding putative lipopolysaccharide heptosyltransferase III — translation MQFKNINKILVVKLRNIGDVLLTVPVFRALRETFPKAHISALVNSGTEEMLSGNSLIDEIIVFNRAIKKNNIFKRLKNEFSFLKTIRKKHFDMIVDLTSGDRAAVISFISGASYCLAFHPGRKGFIGKKHLYTHLGKPTDDYHTVVQNLDLVRQYGISTDNLNVDFYTSEDAKVFVKEIFIKHQIKDSDIVVHIHPVARWLFKCWKDEYMADVISWLLKNNIRVIITASPDKREMEKTKRILSLVKSEKSSVDLSGMTTMKQLGAISEASDLFFGVDSAPMHIAAAVGTPVLALFGPTDEKRWGPWHSSKHTVIKMDLKCMPCKKGSCEGIPLRDCMRAIKPLDVIKAIKCKINHVFKD, via the coding sequence ATGCAATTTAAAAATATTAACAAAATTCTGGTTGTCAAACTCCGCAATATCGGAGATGTTCTCCTTACAGTCCCTGTTTTCAGGGCTCTGCGTGAAACATTTCCTAAAGCACATATTTCAGCGCTGGTCAACTCAGGAACAGAGGAAATGCTCAGTGGAAATTCTCTGATTGATGAAATCATAGTATTCAATAGAGCGATAAAAAAAAATAACATTTTTAAAAGACTAAAAAACGAATTCAGCTTTCTCAAAACAATCAGAAAAAAACATTTTGATATGATTGTTGATTTAACAAGCGGCGACAGGGCCGCTGTGATTTCTTTTATATCTGGAGCATCTTACTGCCTTGCTTTTCATCCTGGCAGAAAAGGATTTATCGGGAAAAAACATTTATATACACACCTTGGTAAACCAACTGACGATTATCATACAGTTGTACAAAATCTTGACTTGGTCAGACAGTACGGTATTTCAACAGACAATTTAAATGTGGATTTTTATACATCTGAAGATGCAAAGGTTTTTGTAAAAGAAATATTTATCAAACACCAAATAAAAGATTCTGATATTGTCGTGCATATACATCCAGTTGCCAGATGGCTTTTTAAATGCTGGAAAGATGAGTATATGGCTGATGTAATAAGCTGGCTTTTAAAAAATAATATCCGCGTTATTATCACAGCATCTCCAGACAAAAGAGAGATGGAAAAGACTAAGCGAATCCTCTCATTAGTAAAGTCAGAGAAATCATCAGTAGATTTATCAGGGATGACAACAATGAAACAACTTGGTGCAATATCAGAAGCATCTGATTTATTTTTTGGAGTTGATTCAGCTCCCATGCATATAGCCGCTGCTGTTGGAACTCCTGTATTAGCGCTTTTCGGACCAACAGATGAAAAACGCTGGGGCCCATGGCACAGTTCAAAACATACTGTAATAAAAATGGATCTGAAATGCATGCCATGTAAAAAGGGCAGCTGTGAAGGCATTCCATTAAGAGACTGCATGCGGGCCATAAAGCCTTTAGATGTGATTAAAGCCATAAAGTGTAAGATAAACCATGTTTTCAAAGATTGA